TGGTTTCGTTTGAGGCGACGCAGCTGCTCCTGAATTCGTCGCCGTTCCTTTCTCATTTCCTCCCTGTGCTGCTCATCAAATAGTGCAAACTTGCGTCTgcagacacaaaaaaataattttttgcattttttgataTAAAACACTGTTCAACGCTATATTAGTCATTGCTGTGTAGTAGTATCGACTACTAAACTTGGCATCACAATAACTCTACGAATAACATAAACAGACACTTACATGAAGTCATCATCCTTAGTGGTGCGTATTCGCAAGTAAGCATCAATAACCGCCGGCTTGCGTACAGTCTCACAGCGCACATACTCTTTGCCGTCCTCATCACGAAATGTGCGATAAATTTTAAGCCTTCGCCCTGTTGCTGACGAGTTCAGGCTAGTGACGGAGGAAGCGTCATCGTCTTTGTGAGAGCTGGTGGAAAGGGCGCTTGCTACAATGCATAAACAGATGTTGACTTGTTAGATCCAGATCCAGAGAAAGATCCATGAAAAGTTCcatttcacacacacttacagccTTTGCGTCTTTCTTTGCGGCCTCTCTCTCGCTCATTATCCTCTCCCATAAGCATCCGCTGCAGTTCTTTTCTCTcctgctcttctctctctctgctcagcTGAGAGCTGGTCTTCTTATTCTGCAGCATGTTCTCGATGTTCTTGCCCATCTCCTCAAAATCACTGTCCTCTGCTGAGCTGCTGTCCGTGTCCGTCGATAACACCTCTGTTGACTCTAATACTCTAAAACGCACATCATACTCATTTCACATACACAACAATATTGCAACAATCAAAACTGTCCTATTCATTTTATGTAACCATTTTCATAACCTAAATGTCTAACTGCTGGGAATTCTCATGCTCTCACTTGTTCTGCAGGTCAAAAATCCTCTGGCACTCCTCTTTGTAACGTTCCTGATGTTCTGCTACAGAGAATCGAGACCCACGAGCAAATTTACTCATAGGCCCCTCCCCCGAACGAGCCTGTTCTGTAGACATGGTCCTGACGACATCAATCACCTCCCAACGGGAAAGTTTCTTTAtctaaatacacataaataacacatattataatatattatagagataaatataataatattggacaaaactaaaattaataaacaaaacacacaacataCACAGACAGCACCTTTATTCTCAGATAACCATTATGCAATTAGATTTTTCAGAGGCGCCATATTTGATTAGTTTGTTAGATTAGTGTCACCTCTTCCTCGGGAACTCCAAACTTGCGGAGCAACTGTTTGGcatttttgagagacaaacgtCTCAGATCCGCATCAGTCCCTGTCACTGTCTTTTTCACTGGCTGGGGCTCTCGATCAtcctgagaaagaaaacaaaacaaaaaaacagggaTTACGGTGTTTGAAATGAGGATGTGTAGAATATTTGAATGcatctgaaatgcatttatttgtcagGAGTTGTGCTAAATGGTCAGAAAGCACATACCTTTTGCTGTGTGGGTTTGTTAGGGACTTTAACATATGAGAATCCTTCTCCACAGCCGGTGGGGTCAGCAACCCCTGTGACCTCCAGGAGACACTTCCCCTTCATGGCTGCAATGAATGCCCGAGTTGTGTTCCATGGGGCAGTGCGTACCTAATCATATcacaacataaatattataaaaatcagGCTTAATCACtcacaaatacaataatttaaatgtattaattaaaccTCTGACCTCATCATCAATCTTCATCTGGAATTCCTCCTCGTTCTCTTCCTCGGGTGCAAAAAATGATTTCTCACCATAACCAGCATCCTGTGAGAGGGAACAGTGTACATTAGCTGGTGTGGATGTGGAAGAAAGTGTGGAAAATATGAAGTCTGCATGTGCAAACCTTTAGTCTTTGCTCTGCCACCAGCATGCTATAGTATGCACAACACTGCTCTGGAGAGACCATCGCTCTGATCTCCTCTTCAGTGGGAAGCCGAAAATCTGGTTTCAGCACCCACCAGTTAGAGTCCATGCCTAAAAGATTGTGCATGAAACAGCTTCAGTACAGGACAGAGGAGAGAAGTGTAACTGGGCCGCAATAGTATTAAATAGTGACAGGTAGAAACAAATATCTATGGTCAAACcctgcttcttctttttttaaccgCTAGAGGCTTCTTTTTGAAAAATACTCgatataaaatgtttcaaattttttcttttttgtagcaTTCTGTTTAAGGCCCATTTCATACAAACTGCATTTGAATTGCAGACTTGCATGATGATTTTTACACTCAGTGTTTCTGCTGTATAATGgctttaaaactaaatgcagTGAGTTCTGGGATATTAGACTGAActtgcattaataaatggccatatattataaaatggttACTGTAAAGGTGTACCTGAGGTAAATACAAACTTGCCTATCACGACATAAAATCTACATAAAGAGCTGTACAGCACACACAGTTTGGATCCCTGTGTGGACCTTGCATATTTTGTGATACAGGTGCAAGTATGTGTGAAACAAGGATAAGGAAGAACTGTGATCTGATTTACTTCCTTCCCAGAACGGTGTGTTCCTGTCCTATCTTCCTAGTACCAGGAAAAATACTTCCTGCATCTGTCAATTACCCACAGTGACTGAAAACATCCTTCATATTCCTGTTTGTCTAACTATACTTGAGCATTTAAAATACTTCTCAATAAAAATGGCAATAGTAAATGTTCAGCTTGTTCAGCACAAGATTTGATTTAAGATTATTGTATGTGCATGATAGAGGGTACCTGTTCGTTTAAAGTCAGCACAGAGTTTGAGACGTTTGCGGATGCTGCTTTCAGAGTGAGAAGGAAAAGCCTTCTTTATGTCCTCCATACGTATACGACGAGGGCGATCTTTACTCTTCCAAAAGAGTCGATAGATGAACACCTACAGAGGgagaaaatacttaaataattTCCAAAAATCCATTTCAAATTAGATCAAAATTTCTGACTAAGGCTTGAAGCTGGGCCAGACACTTAATGTAGTTTATGttagttttaaattcttatacATCCCTACTGTCCTAAATTATCAGctttcatgttttcaaaattAACTTATTTGTACATTACTTCTTAACACACAACGAGAATAAAATAGTAACACTGGGATCAGTAATACCTGTAGGAAATCTCGAATGTGTGTGTTGGCTCGTTTAGAGTTGGGCCCCGGCACTTCATAAAGAGGGCACTCCTGACCCACAACAAATATGTCCACAAGCTCTCGGATGAAGTAGCCCTGCCTTGTCCGGATAATCAGGAAATCAGTCTCAGGCATCTTATGTAGGTAGATGGGAGTTCTGAACAAGTTATTTTCAAAGGCctgtgacaaaaacaaaagcacaaaatagtTCATAAGGAATGACAATATAAGAACTCCACCAAGATATGATTAAGAAAACAGGAAGATGATACAGGGTGACAACTGTCTGTTTGTATGTTACCTGCAGTAGTTGTCCAGGGTGCAATGATCCCAGGAATGGTGAAGTGTGACAGTAAACGGTCTCTCCGTACTTACAGTCAGGTGCTCCTGGATCTTTACCTGGTTTCTACAGACAGAAACATTAACAGTGTCATCATCAAAGGAGACCAAACTTGGATACCCAGATGCAAACCAAGATTTCAAACTGTCAACACTAATCAACACTAATCAGCATTAAATCTCCCAGTGGTCTGTTTGAATTTGTGACTTACTCTTTTGTAGTAGTTCTTGATTTTGGTTGCCATGCCAACTTGCATGAGAAGGGGAGGATACTCCTCGCTATATTCAGCCAAAATCAGGTCTCCGTCTTTGCCCGTCAGATCCTGAGCTGTGCGCATAAAAAACATGTCCCCTCCACCTGATGCCTGACGCTCCTGCTCTCGCATCtgagagattttaaaatataatgacaCAATTGAAGGAAAAGTTTGAACATTAATAGGTCAATGTATATTATACACAAACACTCACTATCactcacaaacaaacatatgGATGTGTACCTTAGCCTTCTTCTTGATGTGTTTGAGGAGAGGCTGGGCTGGATGTGGGCCAGGCTGGGACAGGGCTCCAAATGAGTACTTTTTAAGGGAGGGTCGATGGAACTGCCGTAGTTTCATAGGTCCCATATGAGTGGGGAAGAAAGGCTGCCTCAACTCAACAGCAGGAATAGAGTGCTGAGGAAAGAATTttgacaaaaagaaacaaaatatgaaatgaaaggCAAAGCAAAATTAggaaagattattattattaaatgcatcaaTGGGGAAGGAGTATTCAAACTTTCATTTGGAAAACGCATTTTCTTGTTTCTGCCCATTTAAGGTTTACACTTTCCCAGGACAAGACGTTTTGTTGGCTTAGAGGCACTAGATTTTCCAGATCAGACTCAATCCTGGGTCGTCATTCACATCCTTGCCATAATGTCCTACCTGAATGATATTTCCTCCAAAGGTGCCCCTAAGCCCCTGCTGTTTGGGGTAGTAGAACTCATCGTTGGACAGATTCCAAGGATCTTTAATCTCTGGTTGGGACATATTCTAGGTAACGAGTAAGAAACATTCACACATGACACACATCATCCACTTTCTAAattcttgctgtttttttttttttactccacaTTTTTTCCTTACCTGTTGAGGTTCATCTTTGATGACACCAGTCTTTCCCAACAGAATGCGACTTTTTTTCAGTGCTGtctctttcttgttttctttggaGGGTGAATGAGAGgctctctcttctttttcatCTGGAATCTCTGGAAACACAGATCAAAGTCAAATGTTAGATTTCACGTACAACTTCTTTTCAGCAATATTTTCTCTAACAGAAACATAAGATTTTGTCAATGGCCtttaatcttaatcttaaaCCTATCCTTTAATTAAATCATTGGTTATCAACCAGGGGGACTCAAGATGACAAAAGAATAGGTCaggatgtttttttggtttttttctttgaaaaaacaaGATATATGAGGTAACCAATTTAATTTTGAAGTTTGATTATTGTaagttaattacatttgtaaaaaaataaataaataaaaattaaatattttgcaatacaaATTGTGAGTAAATAAAATTGAGGATCtctctttattatttatcccgcaaatccaaaaatgaaaaaagaaaaatgaaaaaaaacaaacacatgatttttgatattttgtggCCTTGGACACAAGAAGTTTCAGAACCACTGCTGTAAAGACAGAACTGAAATAGGtataaaatgttacacaatACCGAGTATAATGTTTTCATCATTGGGGTCAAGTGTGAGAATGGGAGGAGAAGGGAGGCAGTCCATGCTCTGGTCATCCCAGATTATGTTGTCTTCCCAACGGCCATAAACAAGCTCCTCATTATCAATTGGGAATATGGAGAACCAGGGAGTGTCATCCTCATGAGAAGCTGTTAGAAGACaaaaaatcagtttgttttattcttaGCCCCAAAGAGTGGCTATGCTCTACATTAACCCTTACAGGATccaacaaactttaaaaatgaccCACAGAACAAAAGAGGACAGTACCTTGATGATCATGATTATGCTTGTCCCTCTTAGAGCCTGATATTGATGGAGTTTTGGCCAAAGGTGGTGGGGTTGGGGGAACCAACAGAGAATTACTGCGACTTAGACCTAGAAAACACGCAAACATTCATTACACAGTTCAGTGAGGGCATGTCTATGAATGTGTGCTTTTTATATCAAGCACTGTAAGTGTGACCGTCTCTGCTTGTTTGTTGCATTATGGCTAAGTTCTCTTACCCTGCTGAGCGTTGTAAGCATTGGCATTGCGGGTCATGCTAGtaggcagccacccagccaaaCTGGCACGCTGAGTTTTAGTGCCCTTGTGTTTCACATCCTCTCCATTCCAGATTATATCATCCTCCCACTGCAGTTGGGTCACCATTAAAAACACCTCATCCTGCACTGAAGATGCTTCATCCTCCTGCTAATGTccacagacagaaacaaacataTGCTTATTAGTTGCCTAACTATTATAACTTACTGTGTATTTAACTTCACTCTAAATTAAAAGGTTAGTTTACCCACAAATTTAAGTAAgcacaaatttaatttaagttagtTTTATTCTCCCTTAAGGCATCTAaggtgtatatgacttcttTCTGAGTccgttatattaaaaattgtgctTGCTCTTCCAAGCCTTAAGATGTTATTTTCTAACAGTCTGTAAGAAGtcaaataaagtgcatccatccataataaaatgttCCTCACACAGCTCTGAGAGGAGAATAAAGTCTAATGTAGCGAATTCAAGTGTTTTAGTAAgaaaaatatctgtatttataacattatacatttcCCTTCCATTAACTGTCATACATGCGAGTGGTTCCGGGCAGATGATGTAGGATTTAAAGGTGCAGTAGGACATGTGGGACAATGCTAACTTTAGCCTGATAGCATTGAAAACACATGTCTCTCCATAATGCAAATTGCCATTCAAAAGACGACAAAAGTCAATAAAAGCAAACTTTCTGTTTCTGCCAAATATCCAAAAAGGCGGAATAATGACATatgatgtatttaaatataagcatGCATAAATGCAGCAAACTTGCCGGCAGTGTAAAGGCACTTAAAAGTGCCAAAGAAAAACACTACAATCCTTACAAGCACCAACAGTGAGACAGTTTAGCACAGCATCTCATACATACATTTAGCTATTTAGCTTCTTTTTTAGTTACTTTCCAAGTTTCTATTTTTCGTTTCAGTTTTAAATCTACtacttctattttattttatctttgtttcaaatcataaaaaatatttttaacagattcattttattttgccaaACGCATCACTGACCTCAGAATGTGCTTCTGGTTGTGGTTCCTGCTCACTGACTGGTTCAGCAGCTGGGGGGTTTGCAGTTTTAGCTGCAGTTTCTGTAGTGTCTTGCTTTTGGTCATCTCTGAGTTTAAACCCATAATGGAAGCCACTGCCATCCTCTGCGACGCCAAGCATGTCGTACCAAAGCTGTGCTGGACCATAACGCCACTCAGCCACCTTTGGCCGTACCTCAGACACCTTATCACCTTCACCAGACACTTGCAGGAACTTAGACTCTACCGGAGCCATCATGGTGATCTAAAGGGAGACAAGCAGAGTGTCTTCTTTCCAAATCCACAGTATAGGCCCATTTTCTGAAGCAGCTAAGTGGACATGAAATGTTGAATGTGTCTGGTTTACCTCATCATCAGACAAACACTGCTccggtggtggtggtggtgcaTACTCATAGTCCCATCCTGACTTTTTCTTGGCACCTGGCTCAGATGGCTGTGATTCATTGTCACCTGTAGCCATGTCAGACTGTGGTTCTCTTTGCTTCCGCTTTCGTTTCCTGCGAGCACTTCGCCATACAGATGGCATGTTCTTACCAGGTCCAAACAACCGCAAGAACCGCAACACCTAATAGAACCGAGGCATTAACACTCACCATTAAACacctcaaacaaacaaattgtaGAATGTTAATTATTTCTAAGAGATGGTGTGTAACATTCACCCTTCCAGGCCTGAACTCAGGGAACAGCTCCGTGACTCCAGGAAGGGCTTTAGCAGCATCTTTCTGCATAATGCCTGCAAGAGGGAGGGTAAGACACCCTGCCTGTCCTCCTGCTCCTGAACCCTGAGACGGTCGATCGCTCTCACTCTCGCTGTCTGATGAACTGCTGAAATCAACTTTATCACCCACCGATGATGGAGCGATGATGGAAGGTAGGATAATGCCATCACCTTCATCTGTcactaaaaatgataaaaagaaataagaacAGCACACACAAAATTCACACTGAACCCTTATGAAAAGAAGTATCATTTACCACTGCTGTTTTGAGTGGCCGTGTCTTCTTTCTTGGCGAGGGTTGGCTGACTTGGTGGAGGGGGAGGCGGCATGAGTTTGGCATCAACATCTTCACAATCAGCATCGTAATCTTCCTCTTCATCTGCACACCAAAATACACACGTCAGCACTGAAGTTGTGCATATACTTTAGTGTATTCTGCACCAGTTGCACCAGTGTATACCTGTTCTCCGTGATGGCTGCAGGTTGCCCATGGCCTGTCTGTATTTGCGGGTTTCATCTTCTGCAACTTCACTGATATCAGAGTAATCAACTGCATCTTCTGTGCTTCTCACCCACCCTACATTCACGCACACAAACAGCTCAAAAAAGTTAGCTCGTCACACGTCTCCTCTAAATGCACAAATCTGACATAGGGcgttttttaaattacagaaacacagacagaccTTCTGAGTCAGTGTTGCCCTGGTCTTGCTCTTGCTCAGCTGTGTCATCCTCACTGGCTGTGATCTCCGTAATAAGTGAACCCAAACCCAGAGAGCCCAGCCCAGCCAGATGCTTCTTTGATTCCTGATGTGACAGTTGACAAGCATATATTCATTATCCCTTCTTAGTCTGTCTCCACTAAAAACATTCAGGCCAAAAATAGTTTCACTGGGAGATTGAGTTatgattcaaaattaaaattaaaaaaaggtaaaaatgaacCGTGTgtatgaatgaatcattcacaataagattactaacatttaaaaacagaaatagaaaaatagcaAATTTCCATTACATGAATTCAGGGATCTAGTCTCTTACCGTGTCCAGCACGCTGTCATCTTCCAGCTGTCCATTCTCATTTATGTTTCCAAAGAGAAACCCTGTTAGGTGGAAGGGCCGGTCCTGGTCCTCATCACTGTCTGAATCTGACattctacacacacaaaaacaaaatatcattcATCAGTCCACCAAACCTTCATGGATATTATAATCCTGGCACAGCTAGATAAGCAAGTCATTTAGCGGTCCccttttttgaacttttttgatttttttatttaaaatagcctggataaaaagaaaaaacatttctgaaaagtACACCGTTACACAGTTTATGTAGAAATTACTGGAGTAATCTGATGACAACACAAGTTGTAAGTTGTAAAGAAATAAGCGGTGTTTACATTGTAACCGTTTCTCATACCTACTTATCTGTTCTGCTTATGTCTTATTTCGCGCGTGTGCATATTTCAAGTTATAGTTATTACTGCGTTGTTTGAGAGCACGTACCTGCTCCTCTGTTGCTGTTATCTCGAAGGCCTCTGGAACCTCGGGCTCGAGTGAGAATATGACCGAAGGAGGAACTCCCTGACCCCGGTAGATTAGCTGTTAGCAGATAGCTAAATCAGAACGCGCGAAAGCATGAACGTCAAACTTAGTCGCGTTAAAGAATATTATACGCAAGATCAGTTTTGTTTAAAGCAGATATAAAGAAAACTCTAACTCATTTTACAATGAATGAGCTGCCGCTGCTGAATGTGCGAGCAGAAGCAGCTGAGCTGCGTGCgttctgtttctgtttgttttgttcggAACTGATTCGGTTTGTTTGGCTCCCCCTGCAGGTCTAAAGATGCAGccacaaaacattaaacatttgatacatttttctcagttGAAGCGAAAGTAAACTTAGCAAAAGCAAAACTCCAGGGGTTTACTCCACAAGGTTTAACATAACTTTACGAGTTAATCATctattttttatctgtttagATTGATCTCTCATATcatatgtcattttttattatttttttaaacaaaaaaaccta
This genomic interval from Puntigrus tetrazona isolate hp1 chromosome 5, ASM1883169v1, whole genome shotgun sequence contains the following:
- the taf1 gene encoding transcription initiation factor TFIID subunit 1 isoform X1; this encodes MSDSDSDEDQDRPFHLTGFLFGNINENGQLEDDSVLDTESKKHLAGLGSLGLGSLITEITASEDDTAEQEQDQGNTDSEGWVRSTEDAVDYSDISEVAEDETRKYRQAMGNLQPSRRTDEEEDYDADCEDVDAKLMPPPPPPSQPTLAKKEDTATQNSSVTDEGDGIILPSIIAPSSVGDKVDFSSSSDSESESDRPSQGSGAGGQAGCLTLPLAGIMQKDAAKALPGVTELFPEFRPGRVLRFLRLFGPGKNMPSVWRSARRKRKRKQREPQSDMATGDNESQPSEPGAKKKSGWDYEYAPPPPPEQCLSDDEITMMAPVESKFLQVSGEGDKVSEVRPKVAEWRYGPAQLWYDMLGVAEDGSGFHYGFKLRDDQKQDTTETAAKTANPPAAEPVSEQEPQPEAHSEQEDEASSVQDEVFLMVTQLQWEDDIIWNGEDVKHKGTKTQRASLAGWLPTSMTRNANAYNAQQGLSRSNSLLVPPTPPPLAKTPSISGSKRDKHNHDHQASHEDDTPWFSIFPIDNEELVYGRWEDNIIWDDQSMDCLPSPPILTLDPNDENIILEIPDEKEERASHSPSKENKKETALKKSRILLGKTGVIKDEPQQNMSQPEIKDPWNLSNDEFYYPKQQGLRGTFGGNIIQHSIPAVELRQPFFPTHMGPMKLRQFHRPSLKKYSFGALSQPGPHPAQPLLKHIKKKAKMREQERQASGGGDMFFMRTAQDLTGKDGDLILAEYSEEYPPLLMQVGMATKIKNYYKRKPGKDPGAPDCKYGETVYCHTSPFLGSLHPGQLLQAFENNLFRTPIYLHKMPETDFLIIRTRQGYFIRELVDIFVVGQECPLYEVPGPNSKRANTHIRDFLQVFIYRLFWKSKDRPRRIRMEDIKKAFPSHSESSIRKRLKLCADFKRTGMDSNWWVLKPDFRLPTEEEIRAMVSPEQCCAYYSMLVAEQRLKDAGYGEKSFFAPEEENEEEFQMKIDDEVRTAPWNTTRAFIAAMKGKCLLEVTGVADPTGCGEGFSYVKVPNKPTQQKDDREPQPVKKTVTGTDADLRRLSLKNAKQLLRKFGVPEEEIKKLSRWEVIDVVRTMSTEQARSGEGPMSKFARGSRFSVAEHQERYKEECQRIFDLQNKVLESTEVLSTDTDSSSAEDSDFEEMGKNIENMLQNKKTSSQLSREREEQERKELQRMLMGEDNERERGRKERRKGSSALSTSSHKDDDASSVTSLNSSATGRRLKIYRTFRDEDGKEYVRCETVRKPAVIDAYLRIRTTKDDDFIRKFALFDEQHREEMRKERRRIQEQLRRLKRNQEKDKFKGPPEKKTKKAKERPDLKLKCGACGAIGHMRTNKFCPLYYQTNAPPSNPVAMTEEQEEELEKTVIHNDNEELIKVEGTKIVLGKQLIESADEVRRKSLVLKFPKQQLPPKKKRRVGTTVHCDYLNVRRPHKSIHRRRTDPMVTLSSVLESIINDMRDLPNTYPFHTPVNGKVVKDYYKIITRPMDLQTLRENVRKRMYPSREEFRESVELIFKNSATYNGVKHPLTLVSQAMLNLCDEKLKEKEERLVRLEKAINPLLDDDDQVAFSFILDNIVTQKMMAVPDSWPFHHPVNKKFVPDYYKVIINPMDLDTLRKNISKHKYQNREVFLSDVGLIHTNSVKYNGPDSPYTKTALEIVNVCKQTLAEYDEHLTQLEKDISTAKEAALDAADLESLDPLTPGPYTPQPDVCENSVSVSLQGDSSLLAEATLIPPTPEKRGGQGRHGRGRLGEEESDVDIEGFEEDDDGKPKTPAPAEEGDLDDEDDEDDEDDLLMRPQRRMHRDDDEEEDDEGSSRPAQASVLYQDLLMSDAEDDASEEEGDNPFSSIQLSESGSDSDAELGHQESTRIGLEQEESMMSYEGEGPDGVTHMEDSNVSYGSYDDGDSQMHRHVSSPRTGEQDVEEVYGISEEDEEEEDERRRGPSVLTQAQLSDDEEDSEEFRSVGGDSDMDSDN
- the taf1 gene encoding transcription initiation factor TFIID subunit 1 isoform X5; this translates as MSDSDSDEDQDRPFHLTGFLFGNINENGQLEDDSVLDTESKKHLAGLGSLGLGSLITEITASEDDTAEQEQDQGNTDSEGWVRSTEDAVDYSDISEVAEDETRKYRQAMGNLQPSRRTDEEEDYDADCEDVDAKLMPPPPPPSQPTLAKKEDTATQNSSVTDEGDGIILPSIIAPSSVGDKVDFSSSSDSESESDRPSQGSGAGGQAGCLTLPLAGIMQKDAAKALPGVTELFPEFRPGRVLRFLRLFGPGKNMPSVWRSARRKRKRKQREPQSDMATGDNESQPSEPGAKKKSGWDYEYAPPPPPEQCLSDDEITMMAPVESKFLQVSGEGDKVSEVRPKVAEWRYGPAQLWYDMLGVAEDGSGFHYGFKLRDDQKQDTTETAAKTANPPAAEPVSEQEPQPEAHSEEDEASSVQDEVFLMVTQLQWEDDIIWNGEDVKHKGTKTQRASLAGWLPTSMTRNANAYNAQQGLSRSNSLLVPPTPPPLAKTPSISGSKRDKHNHDHQASHEDDTPWFSIFPIDNEELVYGRWEDNIIWDDQSMDCLPSPPILTLDPNDENIILEIPDEKEERASHSPSKENKKETALKKSRILLGKTGVIKDEPQQNMSQPEIKDPWNLSNDEFYYPKQQGLRGTFGGNIIQHSIPAVELRQPFFPTHMGPMKLRQFHRPSLKKYSFGALSQPGPHPAQPLLKHIKKKAKMREQERQASGGGDMFFMRTAQDLTGKDGDLILAEYSEEYPPLLMQVGMATKIKNYYKRKPGKDPGAPDCKYGETVYCHTSPFLGSLHPGQLLQAFENNLFRTPIYLHKMPETDFLIIRTRQGYFIRELVDIFVVGQECPLYEVPGPNSKRANTHIRDFLQVFIYRLFWKSKDRPRRIRMEDIKKAFPSHSESSIRKRLKLCADFKRTGMDSNWWVLKPDFRLPTEEEIRAMVSPEQCCAYYSMLVAEQRLKDAGYGEKSFFAPEEENEEEFQMKIDDEVRTAPWNTTRAFIAAMKGKCLLEVTGVADPTGCGEGFSYVKVPNKPTQQKDDREPQPVKKTVTGTDADLRRLSLKNAKQLLRKFGVPEEEIKKLSRWEVIDVVRTMSTEQARSGEGPMSKFARGSRFSVAEHQERYKEECQRIFDLQNKVLESTEVLSTDTDSSSAEDSDFEEMGKNIENMLQNKKTSSQLSREREEQERKELQRMLMGEDNERERGRKERRKGSSALSTSSHKDDDASSVTSLNSSATGRRLKIYRTFRDEDGKEYVRCETVRKPAVIDAYLRIRTTKDDDFIRKFALFDEQHREEMRKERRRIQEQLRRLKRNQEKDKFKGPPEKKTKKAKERPDLKLKCGACGAIGHMRTNKFCPLYYQTNAPPSNPVAMTEEQEEELEKTVIHNDNEELIKVEGTKIVLGKQLIESADEVRRKSLVLKFPKQQLPPKKKRRVGTTVHCDYLNRPHKSIHRRRTDPMVTLSSVLESIINDMRDLPNTYPFHTPVNGKVVKDYYKIITRPMDLQTLRENVRKRMYPSREEFRESVELIFKNSATYNGVKHPLTLVSQAMLNLCDEKLKEKEERLVRLEKAINPLLDDDDQVAFSFILDNIVTQKMMAVPDSWPFHHPVNKKFVPDYYKVIINPMDLDTLRKNISKHKYQNREVFLSDVGLIHTNSVKYNGPDSPYTKTALEIVNVCKQTLAEYDEHLTQLEKDISTAKEAALDAADLESLDPLTPGPYTPQGRHGRGRLGEEESDVDIEGFEEDDDGKPKTPAPAEEGDLDDEDDEDDEDDLLMRPQRRMHRDDDEEEDDEGSSRPAQASVLYQDLLMSDAEDDASEEEGDNPFSSIQLSESGSDSDAELGHQESTRIGLEQEESMMSYEGEGPDGVTHMEDSNVSYGSYDDGDSQMHRHVSSPRTGEQDVEEVYGISEEDEEEEDERRRGPSVLTQAQLSDDEEDSEEFRSVGGDSDMDSDN